A genomic segment from Candidatus Binataceae bacterium encodes:
- a CDS encoding GFA family protein, with product MADFKLTGGCHCGNVRYTISAPAVDTHHCHCSICRKIHGAIFVTLSIFPRSAFKFDKQEGLSTYSTSAKVHRHFCQKCGCPVTLDLDDHPDLIAVATGTIDEGAFPGHPANTYRHAFVTSKVPWYEIKDDLPQKEGFN from the coding sequence ATGGCGGATTTCAAGCTCACCGGCGGATGCCACTGCGGCAACGTGCGCTACACCATCTCCGCGCCTGCGGTCGACACCCATCACTGCCACTGCTCGATCTGCCGTAAGATCCACGGTGCTATTTTCGTTACGCTCTCGATCTTTCCCCGTTCGGCCTTCAAGTTCGACAAGCAGGAAGGGCTGAGCACCTACAGCACTTCCGCCAAGGTGCATCGCCACTTCTGTCAGAAATGCGGTTGCCCGGTGACGCTCGACCTCGACGACCATCCGGACCTTATCGCGGTCGCCACCGGCACCATCGACGAGGGCGCCTTCCCGGGCCATCCCGCGAATACCTACCGGCACGCTTTCGTCACCTCGAAGGTTCCGTGGTACGAGATCAAAGACGATCTGCCGCAAAAGGAAGGGTTCAATTAG
- a CDS encoding TonB-dependent receptor has translation MKKTCRWRLQVAALAVLVFALAHVSAVHAQATGGRPALMGMVKDSLGRPLEGVLVQLDARSGARVATTRSEASGAFSFEALPPGTYAVVAHARGFKPAIAIATVVAGRAARVQLSMESQEPLSLKLSAPRLRPARNAVAPGGVTAYHFSQQAIRELPLGENGTVNQVLLQAPGMIQDSTGQPLPREMDDALQYRINGVMIPNVQVLDLGQLSPRFAESIDVLTGALPAEYGYRTGAVVDIHTRRGEIANGGSVGYFGGQRETVQPSFEYGGSRGGLDYYATGYFLHNVRGVNPPTPGPDPLNDFTNQGGSFLYLSDLLNTDTSISLIGASFVHDFGWPATPDQPQVFELSNVPVYPSAHVSDTELEQTHFGILALKGVAPGGIDYQLSLFSQYSSLSFHPDFAGELIFNGLAARVFRSSFVNGSQGDASWHLGTQHTLGFGYYFDVENAEIDDHAYTFPAIDGVQTSTLPFLIVDNHNLMQSMYGLYVQDRWQPLAGLTVDCGVRWDELVGFIGGGQVSPRLGASYQLDRATTLHAGAAVYFVPPPTEFLATEDIDRFVNTTAEPGILRNSPPKPMADYFFDLGMRHRFSFGLQLGVDGFFELERDVLDEGQFGSSLIFAPINYRLGRIYGAEATGSWQLRDSLSAYVNFTYTVAQASQVVSGQFNFDPQEFSYIASHYIALDQGQLFTTSAGLAYRWHGFVATSAITFGSGLRTGFANTAMMPSYTQVDASIGRTFDGVPMVGRVDARVSVVNLLDRIYQFHNGSGIGVGSVPQYMSRRALYFNFKVPLPGASQGAPTP, from the coding sequence ATGAAGAAGACGTGCAGATGGCGATTGCAGGTGGCCGCGCTGGCCGTCCTTGTTTTTGCCCTCGCGCATGTCAGCGCCGTGCATGCCCAAGCCACCGGTGGACGCCCTGCGCTGATGGGCATGGTCAAGGATTCGCTTGGCCGTCCGCTCGAGGGCGTGCTGGTCCAACTCGATGCGCGCAGCGGCGCGCGCGTAGCTACGACGCGCAGCGAGGCTTCCGGCGCCTTTTCGTTCGAAGCACTGCCGCCGGGAACTTACGCGGTAGTGGCGCACGCGCGCGGCTTCAAACCGGCGATCGCAATTGCCACGGTCGTGGCCGGTCGCGCCGCACGGGTGCAACTCTCGATGGAGTCTCAAGAGCCGCTCAGCCTGAAACTGAGCGCTCCACGCCTGCGCCCCGCGCGCAACGCGGTCGCGCCAGGCGGCGTTACCGCCTATCACTTCAGCCAGCAGGCGATTCGCGAACTGCCGCTGGGCGAAAACGGCACCGTGAACCAGGTCCTCCTCCAGGCGCCGGGAATGATCCAGGACTCGACCGGTCAGCCGCTGCCGCGCGAGATGGACGACGCCCTGCAATACCGGATCAACGGCGTAATGATTCCCAACGTCCAGGTGCTCGACCTGGGACAGCTCTCGCCGCGCTTCGCCGAGAGCATCGACGTCCTCACCGGCGCGCTCCCGGCTGAATACGGCTACCGCACCGGCGCGGTGGTCGACATCCATACCCGCAGGGGCGAGATTGCCAACGGCGGCAGCGTCGGATACTTCGGTGGCCAGCGCGAAACGGTCCAGCCGAGCTTCGAATACGGCGGCTCACGAGGCGGCCTCGACTATTACGCAACCGGCTACTTCCTCCACAACGTTCGCGGCGTGAATCCGCCTACGCCTGGGCCCGATCCACTCAACGACTTCACCAATCAGGGCGGGAGTTTCTTGTATCTCTCGGATTTGCTCAACACCGACACCTCGATCAGCCTTATCGGCGCAAGCTTCGTGCACGATTTCGGATGGCCGGCGACACCCGACCAGCCGCAGGTCTTCGAGCTCTCCAATGTCCCGGTGTACCCCTCGGCCCACGTTTCCGACACCGAACTCGAACAGACCCATTTCGGTATCCTTGCGCTGAAAGGGGTGGCGCCCGGCGGCATCGATTATCAGCTCTCGCTCTTCAGCCAGTACTCGTCGTTGAGCTTCCACCCCGATTTTGCCGGGGAGTTGATATTCAACGGTCTGGCCGCGCGCGTCTTCCGCAGCAGCTTCGTCAACGGTTCGCAGGGCGATGCAAGCTGGCACCTCGGCACCCAACACACGCTGGGTTTTGGTTACTACTTCGATGTCGAGAACGCCGAGATTGACGACCACGCCTATACCTTCCCAGCGATCGACGGCGTTCAGACCAGCACCCTGCCCTTTCTCATCGTCGACAACCACAACCTGATGCAGTCGATGTACGGACTGTACGTCCAGGATCGATGGCAGCCGCTGGCCGGGCTGACCGTCGATTGTGGCGTGCGTTGGGACGAACTTGTGGGATTCATCGGCGGCGGGCAGGTCAGTCCGCGGCTGGGCGCGAGCTACCAGCTCGATCGAGCTACTACGTTGCACGCAGGCGCGGCGGTGTATTTCGTTCCTCCACCGACCGAATTTCTCGCCACTGAAGACATCGACCGCTTCGTCAATACCACCGCCGAGCCCGGGATTTTGAGGAACTCGCCGCCCAAGCCAATGGCCGACTACTTTTTCGATCTTGGGATGCGCCACCGCTTCTCATTCGGACTTCAGCTTGGGGTTGACGGATTTTTCGAGCTTGAACGCGACGTTCTCGACGAGGGACAGTTCGGTAGCTCCCTCATCTTCGCTCCGATTAACTATCGGCTCGGGCGAATCTACGGCGCCGAGGCGACCGGCTCGTGGCAACTGCGGGACAGCCTCTCAGCCTATGTCAATTTCACTTATACCGTGGCGCAGGCGAGCCAGGTGGTCAGCGGCCAGTTCAATTTCGACCCCCAAGAGTTTTCCTACATCGCCAGCCACTATATCGCCCTCGACCAGGGCCAGCTCTTCACCACGTCGGCCGGGCTAGCCTACCGATGGCACGGCTTCGTGGCGACCAGCGCCATAACCTTCGGCAGCGGATTACGCACCGGCTTTGCGAACACGGCGATGATGCCGTCGTACACGCAGGTGGACGCGAGTATCGGGCGAACCTTCGATGGGGTTCCGATGGTCGGCCGGGTCGACGCCCGCGTAAGCGTTGTCAACCTCCTCGACCGCATCTACCAATTCCACAACGGTTCCGGAATCGGAGTGGGCAGCGTCCCGCAGTACATGTCGCGACGCGCGCTCTACTTCAATTTCAAGGTACCGCTGCCGGGCGCAAGCCAGGGAGCGCCGACGCCCTAA
- a CDS encoding transporter: MNGLDIGPSLGANSGLYNFYDYPFFDGGFPESAEDVQAFQVAPIYNVGKSLSGTNRKKVPGNHQLDALVMLFQWVYFYPWQPFSNHITLSSDMFFNYQTVHVDSGEPVGIGVGGGGFGDISWTPLGIGISYQHWKYEDWVKPTAYISPLIGFPSGAYDKGDAFNTGGNAWSITPAFIGWTYLGKNFGPLAGSEWQEDLIYSHVFSANDQFPTPAPLVKTLGAFTTFSPGDSIVFNNAFLFPVLKDLKAGFHVTYTQSLSAPDIGGLTVHGSEVQELGVGPAFMTHVGPVNLWLSFATDIMTKNVFRQYGFYLTGDYAFPTMALLKDELPSWMK, encoded by the coding sequence GTGAATGGCCTCGATATCGGCCCTTCGCTCGGAGCGAACAGCGGCCTGTACAACTTCTATGATTATCCATTCTTCGATGGCGGTTTTCCGGAGAGCGCCGAGGATGTGCAGGCTTTCCAGGTCGCGCCAATCTACAACGTCGGAAAATCGCTGTCGGGAACCAATCGTAAAAAGGTACCAGGAAACCATCAGCTGGACGCTTTAGTGATGTTGTTCCAGTGGGTGTATTTCTACCCCTGGCAGCCGTTCAGCAACCACATCACCCTGAGTTCGGACATGTTCTTCAACTACCAGACCGTGCACGTCGACTCGGGTGAACCGGTCGGTATCGGAGTCGGCGGCGGCGGATTCGGCGATATCTCGTGGACTCCGCTCGGAATCGGTATCTCCTACCAGCATTGGAAGTATGAGGACTGGGTCAAGCCGACCGCCTATATATCGCCGTTGATCGGATTTCCCTCCGGTGCTTACGACAAGGGCGACGCCTTCAATACCGGGGGAAACGCATGGTCGATCACGCCGGCTTTCATCGGATGGACCTATCTCGGCAAGAATTTCGGGCCGCTGGCAGGTTCAGAATGGCAGGAAGATCTGATTTATAGCCACGTATTCAGCGCCAACGATCAGTTTCCGACGCCCGCCCCGCTGGTGAAAACCCTGGGCGCTTTTACGACCTTCTCGCCGGGGGATTCGATCGTGTTCAACAACGCGTTTCTGTTTCCGGTGCTGAAGGACCTGAAGGCGGGCTTCCATGTAACCTACACCCAGTCGCTGTCTGCGCCGGATATCGGCGGACTGACGGTCCATGGCTCCGAGGTTCAGGAGCTCGGAGTGGGGCCGGCTTTTATGACCCACGTCGGGCCGGTCAATCTGTGGCTGTCCTTCGCGACCGACATCATGACGAAGAACGTGTTCCGGCAGTACGGATTCTATCTGACCGGCGACTATGCATTCCCGACGATGGCGCTGTTGAAGGACGAGTTGCCGTCGTGGATGAAGTAG
- a CDS encoding methanol/ethanol family PQQ-dependent dehydrogenase, with product MKIGSRHTGWIACFVLAGLFATVSIAQANEALEKMSTDPNQWVMPGANYSITRYSKLDQINAQNAKDLHVAWTMSSGTLRGHEGQPLVIGDMMFFESAYPNYVYAVNLNNIGKIVWKFEPPKNPAAPPVACCDVVNRGVAYADGKIIASALDGHIYALDAKTGKVLWKANNADPLKGQTVTAAPLVVKDKVLIGVSGGEFGVLGYLSAFDLNSGKLVWRAYSAGSDEGMLFDPEKTINANLQKPVGKNSSLETWRGDEWKLGGGTTWGWYSYDPKLDLIFYGTGNPGTWNPTQRPGDNRWSMSLIARNPDTGVAAWAFQMTPHDGWDYDGVNENVLFDADVNGQTVPALAHFDRNGYAYVLERSNGKLLAVHKYDPTVNWATSIDSTTGKPTVDPSKMTKAGVNVKGICPAAEGDKDEQPSSYDPTTHLFYIPTNHICMDYQAFDVKYKAGFPFVGAILNMYPASPNVRGRFIAFDPVTGDTKWAINDTFQDWSGALTTAGGVAFYGTLDGWFRAVDVRSGKILYQFHCPSGIIGNPITYMHDGKQYVAVLTGVGGWAGIGLAAGLTKPSEGLGAVGLTASLGEYTNLGGTLMVFSL from the coding sequence ATGAAAATTGGCTCAAGGCATACCGGATGGATAGCTTGTTTCGTGCTGGCCGGCTTGTTCGCGACGGTTTCGATCGCGCAGGCCAACGAGGCGCTCGAGAAGATGTCCACGGATCCCAATCAGTGGGTGATGCCGGGCGCCAATTACAGCATCACCCGCTACAGCAAGTTGGATCAGATTAACGCCCAGAACGCGAAGGACCTGCACGTCGCATGGACGATGTCGTCCGGCACCTTGCGCGGGCATGAGGGCCAGCCGCTGGTGATCGGCGACATGATGTTTTTCGAGAGCGCCTACCCGAACTATGTATACGCCGTAAACCTCAACAACATTGGCAAGATTGTCTGGAAATTCGAGCCGCCCAAGAATCCCGCCGCGCCGCCGGTCGCCTGCTGCGACGTCGTCAACCGCGGCGTTGCCTACGCCGACGGCAAGATTATCGCCAGCGCGCTCGACGGCCACATCTACGCGCTTGATGCCAAGACCGGTAAGGTGCTGTGGAAGGCCAACAACGCAGACCCGCTCAAGGGCCAGACTGTCACCGCCGCGCCGCTGGTGGTCAAGGACAAGGTGCTCATCGGCGTATCGGGCGGCGAATTCGGCGTGCTCGGCTACCTCAGCGCATTCGATCTCAACAGCGGCAAGCTGGTCTGGCGCGCGTACAGCGCCGGCTCCGACGAGGGCATGCTCTTCGATCCCGAGAAGACCATCAACGCCAATCTCCAGAAGCCGGTGGGCAAAAACTCCAGCCTGGAGACCTGGCGCGGCGACGAGTGGAAGCTGGGCGGCGGAACCACCTGGGGCTGGTATTCATACGACCCCAAGCTCGACCTGATTTTTTACGGCACCGGCAATCCGGGAACCTGGAATCCGACCCAGCGACCGGGTGATAACCGCTGGTCGATGAGCCTCATCGCGCGCAATCCCGACACGGGCGTGGCCGCGTGGGCGTTCCAGATGACTCCGCACGACGGATGGGACTACGACGGGGTCAACGAGAACGTGCTGTTCGACGCCGACGTCAACGGCCAGACCGTGCCGGCGCTCGCGCACTTCGACCGCAACGGTTACGCCTACGTGCTCGAACGCAGCAACGGCAAGCTGCTTGCCGTCCACAAGTACGATCCTACGGTGAACTGGGCGACGAGTATCGATTCCACCACCGGCAAGCCGACCGTCGATCCGTCCAAAATGACCAAGGCCGGGGTGAACGTGAAGGGCATTTGTCCCGCGGCCGAGGGCGACAAGGACGAACAGCCGTCTTCCTACGATCCGACAACACACCTGTTCTACATCCCGACCAACCACATCTGCATGGATTACCAGGCGTTCGACGTAAAATATAAGGCCGGCTTCCCGTTCGTCGGTGCGATCCTCAATATGTACCCTGCGTCGCCCAACGTACGCGGCCGTTTCATCGCCTTCGACCCGGTCACCGGCGATACCAAGTGGGCTATCAACGACACCTTTCAGGACTGGAGCGGCGCGCTTACCACCGCCGGCGGCGTCGCTTTCTACGGCACGCTCGACGGATGGTTCCGCGCCGTTGACGTGCGCAGCGGCAAGATACTTTATCAGTTCCATTGCCCCTCGGGGATTATCGGCAACCCGATCACGTATATGCATGACGGCAAGCAGTACGTCGCCGTGCTCACGGGCGTCGGCGGCTGGGCCGGAATCGGGCTCGCGGCTGGTCTGACCAAGCCGAGCGAAGGCCTCGGTGCGGTCGGCTTGACCGCGTCGCTGGGCGAGTACACCAACCTCGGCGGCACGCTGATGGTTTTCAGCCTCTAA
- a CDS encoding c-type cytochrome, with the protein MGRRQYASWSESRMLSAGWCRFFFILLAICASVGWGRGAAQEAASPDEVMAHGFDCFSCHAIKRDIVGPAWIRIANRYNHDPSKADYLANKIINGSVGDFGKVPMPAHKDMSPKLAKQLATYILTLKGKLEEGPSKHYRYKNLAGKMVTVDFQVFQQSNGKKIVTDDIFGGFEKYNSYCFRCHGFDAAGGEYAPDLRQSLINGMTRREFFTVAMEGREAKGMPGWNGFFTADELEQVYEYVKARSLDLIGTGRPPSKED; encoded by the coding sequence ATGGGGCGGCGGCAATATGCGAGCTGGAGCGAGAGTCGCATGTTGTCCGCGGGATGGTGCCGGTTTTTTTTTATTCTTCTGGCGATTTGCGCGAGCGTGGGCTGGGGTCGAGGGGCCGCGCAGGAAGCGGCCAGCCCTGACGAAGTTATGGCGCACGGGTTTGATTGCTTTTCTTGCCACGCGATCAAGCGCGACATCGTGGGTCCGGCCTGGATCAGGATCGCGAATCGCTACAATCACGACCCCTCCAAGGCCGACTACCTTGCCAACAAGATTATCAATGGCAGCGTGGGTGACTTTGGAAAAGTGCCGATGCCCGCGCATAAGGACATGAGCCCCAAGCTCGCCAAGCAGCTTGCAACCTACATTCTCACGCTCAAAGGTAAACTCGAGGAAGGGCCGAGCAAGCACTACCGGTACAAGAACCTCGCCGGCAAGATGGTTACCGTCGATTTCCAGGTCTTCCAACAGTCAAACGGCAAGAAAATTGTCACCGACGATATCTTTGGCGGGTTCGAAAAATACAATTCCTACTGCTTCCGTTGCCATGGCTTTGACGCCGCTGGCGGTGAGTATGCACCTGATCTTCGCCAGTCCCTTATTAATGGAATGACCAGACGCGAATTTTTCACGGTGGCGATGGAGGGGCGAGAGGCGAAGGGGATGCCGGGATGGAACGGCTTCTTCACCGCCGACGAGCTCGAACAGGTCTACGAATATGTCAAGGCGCGCTCGCTCGATCTCATCGGGACCGGGCGTCCACCGTCGAAGGAAGACTGA
- a CDS encoding NIPSNAP family protein, with translation MIYELRVYHCLPGRLPDLLRRFETVTIRLFEKHGIQQLGFWTVAIGESNADLVYILKWDSLADRDARFGAFLRDPEWIEARRLSEANGPLLSSVSNSILTPTSFSAAR, from the coding sequence ATGATCTACGAGTTGCGCGTGTATCATTGCCTGCCGGGACGCCTACCCGATCTGCTCAGGCGCTTCGAAACCGTAACAATCCGCCTGTTCGAGAAGCACGGGATCCAGCAGCTCGGCTTCTGGACGGTGGCTATCGGCGAATCCAACGCCGACCTGGTTTATATCCTGAAGTGGGATTCGCTTGCCGATCGCGACGCGCGCTTCGGCGCCTTTCTGCGCGATCCCGAATGGATCGAGGCGCGCCGCCTGAGCGAGGCCAACGGCCCGCTGCTCTCGTCGGTTTCCAACTCGATCCTGACACCGACTTCGTTCTCGGCCGCGCGATGA
- a CDS encoding quinoprotein dehydrogenase-associated putative ABC transporter substrate-binding protein, with product MPRQPLLLTLALTLLCVAATSARAADFRVCTDPDYMPFSNRAGEGFENKVAELVARELGERLVYTWASYRQHGGFSEFLARNLDSGKCDAVMDIPYGNQDELTTDPYYASSYVFVSKKARNYDLESMDSPILRKVKIGFERDTPPEDGLKIRDLIIDATPFSVGDQEGVSPASMLQAVEDGKIDVMITWEPAIGYFLKNYPDLTVARVPNERVTGSPEQYMFSMAMGVRKNDQALAKKLNAVIARHKRALQDILRRYNVRLYPVEGEAL from the coding sequence ATGCCGCGCCAACCCCTTCTCCTTACGCTTGCGTTGACCCTCCTGTGCGTCGCCGCGACCTCGGCCCGGGCCGCCGATTTTCGCGTCTGCACCGACCCGGACTATATGCCGTTCTCCAATCGCGCCGGCGAGGGCTTTGAGAACAAGGTAGCGGAACTGGTGGCCAGGGAGCTGGGCGAGCGGCTGGTCTACACCTGGGCGAGCTACCGCCAGCACGGCGGCTTTTCGGAGTTTCTCGCGCGCAACCTCGATAGCGGCAAGTGCGACGCGGTGATGGATATCCCCTACGGAAACCAGGACGAACTGACGACCGATCCCTACTATGCGTCGTCCTACGTGTTCGTTTCGAAGAAAGCCAGAAACTACGATCTCGAGAGCATGGATTCACCAATCCTGCGCAAGGTCAAGATAGGATTCGAGCGTGACACTCCGCCCGAGGACGGACTAAAGATCCGCGATCTGATCATTGATGCGACTCCATTTTCGGTGGGCGATCAGGAGGGAGTGTCGCCGGCCTCGATGCTGCAAGCGGTTGAGGACGGAAAGATCGATGTGATGATCACCTGGGAGCCCGCGATTGGATATTTCCTAAAAAATTATCCGGACCTGACGGTGGCCCGGGTTCCCAATGAGCGGGTGACCGGGTCGCCCGAGCAGTACATGTTTTCGATGGCGATGGGGGTGCGGAAAAATGACCAGGCGCTGGCGAAGAAGTTGAACGCGGTAATCGCACGGCACAAACGTGCCCTTCAGGACATTCTTCGCCGCTACAACGTACGCCTGTATCCGGTCGAGGGAGAAGCTTTGTGA
- a CDS encoding TonB family protein — translation MHGADMREGKNKDGQRGHLQSPSARLLHVGSPPACGFARAQAPRRTRLDLISSRSGAVSGASPRKHRSVTAPMRNPLAYAMREREDGATVRLAGRPSLPALAPPPPANPWRLLPWSVPAAALVALMIFVLDRWVGRTIIPRASYVEIRVIPPIAMPPSAPGPPAASPVRMTHASSVARGAKAVKPRHLRAAHHPKLREERKSFAARTPAAAGPPSGVPSAPSAAPSTPPAERSAPGGTGAAGGLGAASEGAQALYTPLPEIPADLRSNPLNTIAVARFTVASDGSATVALVKATPYPELNDLLLRTLRRWRFSPALKDGKPVASNFEVRIPVVVE, via the coding sequence ATGCACGGCGCTGACATGCGCGAGGGCAAAAACAAGGACGGCCAGCGCGGCCACCTGCAATCGCCATCTGCACGTCTTCTTCATGTGGGCTCGCCGCCCGCGTGCGGCTTTGCGCGCGCGCAGGCACCGCGCCGGACGCGCCTCGATTTGATAAGCTCGCGCTCGGGTGCCGTGAGCGGCGCGTCGCCACGCAAGCATAGGTCAGTTACGGCTCCGATGCGAAATCCGCTCGCATACGCGATGAGGGAACGGGAAGACGGCGCCACCGTACGGCTCGCCGGACGCCCGTCGCTGCCTGCCCTCGCGCCGCCTCCGCCCGCAAATCCCTGGCGTTTGCTTCCGTGGAGCGTTCCCGCAGCGGCGCTGGTAGCCCTGATGATTTTTGTGCTCGACCGCTGGGTCGGCCGCACGATCATTCCAAGGGCTTCGTATGTTGAGATCCGCGTTATCCCGCCGATCGCGATGCCGCCGTCGGCGCCTGGCCCGCCCGCAGCGAGCCCCGTGCGGATGACGCATGCTTCAAGCGTCGCGCGAGGCGCGAAAGCCGTAAAACCGCGCCATCTCCGTGCCGCGCATCACCCGAAACTCAGGGAGGAGCGGAAGTCGTTCGCCGCGCGAACTCCCGCTGCGGCCGGGCCGCCAAGCGGCGTTCCATCCGCTCCTTCGGCCGCACCGTCAACGCCCCCGGCCGAACGGTCAGCGCCAGGCGGCACCGGCGCGGCAGGCGGGCTTGGCGCCGCGAGCGAGGGCGCGCAGGCGCTGTACACTCCGCTGCCAGAGATTCCCGCGGACCTGCGCAGCAACCCGCTCAATACGATCGCGGTTGCGCGCTTTACCGTAGCGTCAGACGGCAGCGCGACGGTGGCACTGGTCAAGGCGACGCCGTATCCGGAGCTGAACGATCTCCTGCTGCGGACTCTCAGGCGGTGGCGCTTCTCTCCGGCGTTGAAGGACGGCAAGCCGGTCGCGTCGAACTTCGAAGTGCGCATTCCGGTTGTCGTCGAATAG
- a CDS encoding S-(hydroxymethyl)glutathione dehydrogenase/class III alcohol dehydrogenase, giving the protein MKVKAAVAFKAGEPLKLETVDLAAPKDNEVLIELKATGVCHTDAYTLSGADPEGLFPCILGHEGAGVVVEAGKAVTSVKKGDHVIPLYIPECRQCPSCLSGKTNLCTAIRDTQGRGLMPDGTSRFSLGNQTLLHYMGTSTFSNYTVVPEIAVTKVREDAPFDKICYIGCGVSTGLGAVINTAKVQVGDRVVVFGLGGIGLNVIQGARMVGAEMIVGVDINPARRAVAEKFGMTHFVNPKEVGGDLVKYLVDLTGGGADFSFECVGNVTLMRQALECCRRGWGTSVIIGVAGAGQEIATRPFQLVTGRTWKGTAFGGWHSRRDVPRIVEWYMQGKINIDDLITHTMPLSEINKAFELMHQGASIRSVIKY; this is encoded by the coding sequence ATGAAAGTCAAAGCCGCTGTGGCTTTCAAAGCGGGCGAACCGCTCAAGCTCGAGACGGTTGACCTCGCTGCGCCCAAAGACAACGAGGTCCTGATCGAGCTCAAGGCGACCGGCGTCTGCCATACCGACGCCTATACTCTGTCGGGCGCGGATCCCGAGGGCCTGTTCCCGTGCATCCTGGGCCATGAGGGCGCCGGTGTGGTGGTCGAAGCTGGGAAGGCGGTGACCTCGGTCAAGAAGGGCGACCATGTAATTCCGCTTTACATTCCCGAGTGCCGCCAGTGTCCGTCATGCCTGTCGGGCAAGACCAATTTGTGCACCGCGATTCGTGATACGCAGGGGCGCGGCTTGATGCCGGACGGCACCAGCCGCTTCTCGCTCGGCAACCAGACGCTGCTGCACTACATGGGGACCTCGACCTTTTCGAATTATACGGTCGTTCCCGAAATTGCAGTGACCAAGGTTCGCGAGGACGCTCCGTTTGACAAAATCTGCTACATCGGCTGCGGCGTGAGTACCGGGCTGGGCGCCGTAATCAACACCGCAAAGGTCCAGGTGGGCGACCGGGTAGTAGTTTTCGGTCTCGGCGGAATCGGCCTCAACGTCATCCAGGGCGCACGCATGGTCGGCGCCGAGATGATCGTCGGCGTCGATATCAATCCGGCGCGGCGCGCGGTCGCCGAGAAGTTCGGAATGACGCATTTCGTCAATCCTAAGGAGGTCGGTGGCGACCTGGTCAAATATCTCGTCGACCTTACCGGCGGCGGGGCCGATTTCAGCTTCGAGTGCGTCGGCAATGTTACGCTGATGCGGCAGGCGCTGGAGTGCTGTCGGCGCGGGTGGGGCACCAGTGTGATAATCGGGGTCGCCGGGGCCGGGCAGGAAATCGCGACCCGGCCGTTCCAGCTCGTCACCGGCCGCACTTGGAAGGGGACAGCGTTCGGCGGATGGCACAGCCGGCGCGACGTGCCGAGGATCGTCGAGTGGTACATGCAGGGCAAAATCAATATCGACGATCTGATCACCCATACCATGCCGCTGAGCGAGATCAACAAGGCTTTCGAGCTGATGCATCAGGGCGCCTCGATTCGGAGCGTGATCAAGTACTGA
- a CDS encoding DUF2380 domain-containing protein, with amino-acid sequence MNRSNRTRQRTFCLMPTTAAAACVLALTVPARRALAAPQPGTARSPTVVVADFDLVDLAPEGERYDVEQDKARARLISREVRRLVANSGAFTLLDRGRTDEAPPLDFRSCPACIWDWAKARGAAFVIVGAVEKESRLILWAQMSLLDVARQSVMSESSLSIRDDTDEMWKAAASALTRQILSAIPHRSAVSRHLRDSVDDVAQSSRLKIYL; translated from the coding sequence GTGAATCGCTCGAACCGAACTCGCCAGCGAACCTTCTGCCTGATGCCGACAACGGCGGCTGCGGCCTGTGTGCTTGCGCTGACGGTTCCCGCAAGACGCGCGCTTGCGGCGCCGCAGCCGGGCACGGCCCGATCGCCCACCGTGGTGGTCGCCGATTTTGACCTGGTGGACCTGGCGCCCGAGGGGGAACGCTACGACGTCGAGCAGGATAAAGCGCGTGCCCGATTGATAAGCCGGGAGGTTCGCCGACTGGTCGCGAACAGCGGAGCCTTCACACTGCTCGACCGCGGACGCACCGACGAGGCGCCGCCATTGGACTTCCGCTCCTGTCCGGCCTGTATCTGGGACTGGGCAAAGGCGCGGGGCGCTGCGTTCGTCATCGTCGGCGCGGTGGAGAAGGAGAGCCGACTCATCCTGTGGGCGCAGATGTCGCTGTTGGACGTCGCGCGGCAGTCGGTGATGAGCGAGTCCTCGCTTTCGATCCGTGACGACACCGACGAGATGTGGAAGGCTGCGGCGAGCGCTCTGACAAGACAAATTCTGTCGGCGATACCGCACCGCTCGGCCGTCTCCCGGCATTTGCGCGATTCCGTTGACGATGTGGCGCAAAGCTCGCGGCTGAAGATTTATCTCTGA